A genomic window from Camelus ferus isolate YT-003-E chromosome 9, BCGSAC_Cfer_1.0, whole genome shotgun sequence includes:
- the LOC102514480 gene encoding leukocyte-associated immunoglobulin-like receptor 2 isoform X3, translating to MSLHPTGLLGLVLLLGQTICAQEGTLPRPSISAEPDSVIPRGRPVTIVCRGPAGFKTFRLENEEDTNDFKDTRASSPLGPHQTEARFLIPAVSEGTATHYRCRYIKEHVWSEPSESLELVVTGVQTQGWASLCSTPWSFPQRPGCS from the exons ATGTCCCTCCATCCCACCGGCCTCCTGGGCCTCG TGCTCCTTCTGGGCCAGACGATCTGCGCACAGGAGG GGACGCTGCCCAGACCCTCCATCTCAGCTGAGCCAGACTCTGTGATCCCCAGGGGCCGGCCTGTGACCATCGTGTGCCGGGGCCCTGCTGGGTTTAAGACATTTCGCTTGGAGAATGAGGAGGATACAAATGACTTCAAGGATACGCGTGCCAGCTCTCCACTTGGTCCCCACCAGACAGAGGCCAGATTCCTCATCCCGGCTGTGAGTGAAGGCACTGCCACGCACTATCGCTGCCGCTACATAAAAGAGCATGTCTGGTCTGAGCCCAGTGAGTCCCTGGAGCTGGTGGTGACAG GAGTGCAGACCCAGGGGTGGGCCTCCCTCTGTTCCACTCCCTGGTCCTTCCCCCAGAGGCCCGGGTGCTCCTGA
- the LOC102514480 gene encoding leukocyte-associated immunoglobulin-like receptor 2 isoform X5, producing the protein MSLHPTGLLGLVLLLGQTICAQEGTLPRPSISAEPDSVIPRGRPVTIVCRGPAGFKTFRLENEEDTNDFKDTRASSPLGPHQTEARFLIPAVSEGTATHYRCRYIKEHVWSEPSESLELVVTGDRQPAPTGEVKE; encoded by the exons ATGTCCCTCCATCCCACCGGCCTCCTGGGCCTCG TGCTCCTTCTGGGCCAGACGATCTGCGCACAGGAGG GGACGCTGCCCAGACCCTCCATCTCAGCTGAGCCAGACTCTGTGATCCCCAGGGGCCGGCCTGTGACCATCGTGTGCCGGGGCCCTGCTGGGTTTAAGACATTTCGCTTGGAGAATGAGGAGGATACAAATGACTTCAAGGATACGCGTGCCAGCTCTCCACTTGGTCCCCACCAGACAGAGGCCAGATTCCTCATCCCGGCTGTGAGTGAAGGCACTGCCACGCACTATCGCTGCCGCTACATAAAAGAGCATGTCTGGTCTGAGCCCAGTGAGTCCCTGGAGCTGGTGGTGACAG GAGACAGACAGCCTGCACCTAC
- the LOC102514480 gene encoding leukocyte-associated immunoglobulin-like receptor 2 isoform X2, with product MSLHPTGLLGLVLLLGQTICAQEGTLPRPSISAEPDSVIPRGRPVTIVCRGPAGFKTFRLENEEDTNDFKDTRASSPLGPHQTEARFLIPAVSEGTATHYRCRYIKEHVWSEPSESLELVVTGGRLSGSRWNWGLLHRTPSQPFELLGSSLNSPSRGPGDPGC from the exons ATGTCCCTCCATCCCACCGGCCTCCTGGGCCTCG TGCTCCTTCTGGGCCAGACGATCTGCGCACAGGAGG GGACGCTGCCCAGACCCTCCATCTCAGCTGAGCCAGACTCTGTGATCCCCAGGGGCCGGCCTGTGACCATCGTGTGCCGGGGCCCTGCTGGGTTTAAGACATTTCGCTTGGAGAATGAGGAGGATACAAATGACTTCAAGGATACGCGTGCCAGCTCTCCACTTGGTCCCCACCAGACAGAGGCCAGATTCCTCATCCCGGCTGTGAGTGAAGGCACTGCCACGCACTATCGCTGCCGCTACATAAAAGAGCATGTCTGGTCTGAGCCCAGTGAGTCCCTGGAGCTGGTGGTGACAG GAGGCAGGCTCTCAGGGTCCCGCTGGAACTGGGGACTCTTGCACAGGACCCCGTCCCAGCCCTTTGAGCTCCTGGGGTCTTCACTGAATTCTCCCAGCCGTGGCCCAGGGGACCCTGGATGTTGA
- the LOC102514480 gene encoding leukocyte-associated immunoglobulin-like receptor 2 isoform X6 — MSLHPTGLLGLVLLLGQTICAQEGTLPRPSISAEPDSVIPRGRPVTIVCRGPAGFKTFRLENEEDTNDFKDTRASSPLGPHQTEARFLIPAVSEGTATHYRCRYIKEHVWSEPSESLELVVTASSKETQVVAAHP, encoded by the exons ATGTCCCTCCATCCCACCGGCCTCCTGGGCCTCG TGCTCCTTCTGGGCCAGACGATCTGCGCACAGGAGG GGACGCTGCCCAGACCCTCCATCTCAGCTGAGCCAGACTCTGTGATCCCCAGGGGCCGGCCTGTGACCATCGTGTGCCGGGGCCCTGCTGGGTTTAAGACATTTCGCTTGGAGAATGAGGAGGATACAAATGACTTCAAGGATACGCGTGCCAGCTCTCCACTTGGTCCCCACCAGACAGAGGCCAGATTCCTCATCCCGGCTGTGAGTGAAGGCACTGCCACGCACTATCGCTGCCGCTACATAAAAGAGCATGTCTGGTCTGAGCCCAGTGAGTCCCTGGAGCTGGTGGTGACAG CATCCTCTAAGGAGACACAGGTCGTGGCTGCGCACCCTTGA
- the LOC102514480 gene encoding leukocyte-associated immunoglobulin-like receptor 2 isoform X7, which produces MSLHPTGLLGLVLLLGQTICAQEGTLPRPSISAEPDSVIPRGRPVTIVCRGPAGFKTFRLENEEDTNDFKDTRASSPLGPHQTEARFLIPAVSEGTATHYRCRYIKEHVWSEPSESLELVVTDAASCGHRCCG; this is translated from the exons ATGTCCCTCCATCCCACCGGCCTCCTGGGCCTCG TGCTCCTTCTGGGCCAGACGATCTGCGCACAGGAGG GGACGCTGCCCAGACCCTCCATCTCAGCTGAGCCAGACTCTGTGATCCCCAGGGGCCGGCCTGTGACCATCGTGTGCCGGGGCCCTGCTGGGTTTAAGACATTTCGCTTGGAGAATGAGGAGGATACAAATGACTTCAAGGATACGCGTGCCAGCTCTCCACTTGGTCCCCACCAGACAGAGGCCAGATTCCTCATCCCGGCTGTGAGTGAAGGCACTGCCACGCACTATCGCTGCCGCTACATAAAAGAGCATGTCTGGTCTGAGCCCAGTGAGTCCCTGGAGCTGGTGGTGACAG ATGCTGCCTCATGCGGGCACAGGTGCTGTGGATGA
- the LOC102514480 gene encoding platelet glycoprotein VI isoform X1, with amino-acid sequence MSLHPTGLLGLVLLLGQTICAQEGTLPRPSISAEPDSVIPRGRPVTIVCRGPAGFKTFRLENEEDTNDFKDTRASSPLGPHQTEARFLIPAVSEGTATHYRCRYIKEHVWSEPSESLELVVTGEVLSAALRLAQVPGPCPQLCPLSVDSLALLLAHQTLCFPLPSAPTSFCLHTWLRSLDPGLIWTQPQHQGGHRAGPAGLVGSGPPEMGWDRGGTQGNLCLDPQGGVPLGRICVVPGVVSL; translated from the exons ATGTCCCTCCATCCCACCGGCCTCCTGGGCCTCG TGCTCCTTCTGGGCCAGACGATCTGCGCACAGGAGG GGACGCTGCCCAGACCCTCCATCTCAGCTGAGCCAGACTCTGTGATCCCCAGGGGCCGGCCTGTGACCATCGTGTGCCGGGGCCCTGCTGGGTTTAAGACATTTCGCTTGGAGAATGAGGAGGATACAAATGACTTCAAGGATACGCGTGCCAGCTCTCCACTTGGTCCCCACCAGACAGAGGCCAGATTCCTCATCCCGGCTGTGAGTGAAGGCACTGCCACGCACTATCGCTGCCGCTACATAAAAGAGCATGTCTGGTCTGAGCCCAGTGAGTCCCTGGAGCTGGTGGTGACAGGTGAGGtcctctctgctgccctcagACTTGCCCAGGTCCCTGGTCCCTGTCCCCAGCTGTGTCCTCTGTCTGTAGACTCCCTCGCCCTTCTGTTGGCCCATCAaaccctctgcttccctctcccctctgcacccACGTCCTTCTGCCTTCACACCTGGCTCAGATCCCTGGACCCTGGTCTCATCTGGACACAGCCCCAGCACCAGGGTGGGCACAGAGCTGGCCCTGCTGGGCTGGTGGGGAGTGGGCCTCCAGAGATGGGGTGGGACAGAGGTGGGACTCAAGGGAACCTGTGTCTTGATCCCCAGGGTGGTGTTCCACTGGGCAGGATCTGTGTGGTCCCAGGAGTTGTGTCTCTGTGA